taattaattaacctATTTCACTGGATAGAGCCCCAAGTACAATGTGGAATAAAAGTGGTAAAGGtgaacatccttgccttgttctggaaagctttctgtctttcaCCCTTAAGGATGAAGTTAGCTGTAGGTATTACACAGATGCTGTTTATCAGGAAGTTCCGTTCCACTCGTTATTTAGACAGAGATGTTATCATTAATGGGTGTTGAATATTGTCAAATACTTTCTGcatttattgagatgatcattCTTTTCTGGTCTGTTAATATGATTAAACAATTGATTTTCAGACGTTGAGACAGCTGCATCTCTGGAGTACATCTTAGTTGGTTATGATGTATTACCCTTTTTGTACGTTGCTGGATTCTCTTTGCcaaaattttgttaaggattttttcatttttgtccatgagggatattggtctgtggtTTTCCTTCCTTGTGATGTCTTTGGCTTTATAAACAAGGttgttattagtttcctttgtttGATTCTGAGTCACAGTAACCtcctgtgcagagtagaactgctccatatggtatTCAAGGCTACGACCTctcggaaacagatcaccaggcctgtcttctgaaatgCCCGTGGGTGGGTTCGCACCGCCATttctgctagtagttgagcgcttaactgtttgcaccacccaaggactccttataAAGAGAGTAGTGCTGGCTTTATAAAACGAGTTGACGAGTGTTGTCTACTCTTCTATTTTCTATGGACTTGGTACTGTTTAATCGTAAATGTTTGGTAGATTCTACCTGCGAAGCCTAGAATTTTCTTTGTAGGAAGAATTTTAACTATGAATTTACTTTTTAAGTAAATACATAGCTATTTCGGTtacctggttcttttttttttttaattgtaaaaaaaaaaacatttgccattcaacattttttacatgcacgattcagtgacattattatgttcatcatgttgtacaccatcaccactgtttctagaattttccatcaccattaacagaaactcagtgccccccaaGCAGTGACTCCATcattcccttcccccctccctcttgcccctggtaatcattaatgaactttggtctctatacatttgcctgttctagatatttcatataactggaatcatacaatacgtgtccttttgtgactggattcacttagcataatgttttcaagagcATCCATGTTGCGGCATAGTAGTAAGACTTAATTTCTGGTtatggctgtcttagtcatctagggctgctgtaacagaaataccataagtggatggctttaacaaaaagaaatttattctctaacagcctaggaagctagaagtccaaattcagggcaccagctccagggaaggctttctctctctatcatcggctttgggggaaggtctttgttatcaatcttcccctggtcgaggagcttctcagcacagggaccccgggtccaaagttTACGCTATGCTCCGAGTGCTTCTTTCTTGAGGAGgtccccctgtgtctctgctcgcttctgtcttttatatctcaaaagaaattgactcaagatacagcctaattttgtagatcgaatcctgcctccttaacataactgcttctaatcctgcctcattaacatcaaataggaaaatcacatcaggtgacaaaatggtggacaatcatacaatattaggaatcatggcctagccaagtcaatatacatttttggaggatacaatttaattcataacaatggctgagtaatatttcattgtatgtatagagcacattttccttattctttaGTCTATTGATGAacttttaggctgtttccaccttttggctattgtgaatagttttgcagtgaacactggtgtacatgtatctgttccagctttcaattcttttggtcatatacctaggaatagaattgctggtatatggtagttctatgttttgcttttgaggaaccaccaaacttacATAGCAGccgtatcattttgcattcccatcaacaatggataaggattctggttgttccatatcctcaccaatacttgtgttcttttctctttgttttggatcatagccatcctagtgggggtgaggtggtatcttgTTGTGATTTTGGTTTTGTAGTGCGATAGATCGCTTTTGGATGGCCCTTCTCACCCTGGTCTTGTAAgtcccacccaagtgactgggtgggactgtgcaaataaggtaactgtggcccacagtggggattggtcagttttgccattctgttgggcttaaaatgagccataccTAGGCAGGAAAAGAGGATCTCACCATCACCAAAGaacaagagccaggagcggaacatgtcctttggacctgggatccctgggctgagaccctcctagacctgagagacagagagaaagctgtaacactggagacagcaagacagcgagaagcagcggcggagaaacggcagcagcagaggcagtagAACCAGAAGACTGGCACGCGACTGTGTGGTGGGCTTCCTTGACCATGGAACGAGAAAGCTGAATACCTTTgggtaggaggcttgctggcagagtagggcgcctccaggcacttggtggagctaagcTTGCTGACCCTGAACTGAAACTCAATACTCATTAAGTGGTAATCTCCCCCAGTTCAGCCCCTGGTAACAGTAGTAAACTTTCATTTCATGTCTgttcatttgcctattctagatatttcatataagtggaataatacagtgtttgtctttttgtgtctgacttatttcacttagaatGTTGTCTAAGTTCATCCATATTAGAGCTTGCATCAGaactccatttctctttatggcttaaTATTCCCTTGtaggtatataccacattttgcttacccattcatctgttggacacttgggttgtttccaccttttggctatggtGAGTAATGCATaaatgaacactgatgtacaagtatctctttgagtccctgctttcagttcttttgggcatatacctaggagtggaattgctggttcatatgATAGTTTGAGGAACCATCGTTAAATTGTTTTCACATGGGTACACCATTTTACCTTTCCATGAGCAAAGGATGAGGCTTCCAATTTCTCTGCATTattgttattgtctgtttttctcataatagccatcctagtggcgGTGAAGTGGtagctcattgtagttttgatttgcatttcccttggTGCAGGGATTAAGTGCTTTGCCTctaatgaaaggtcagcagttcaaacccaacagccactccttgggagaaaaatgtggcagtccactcccttccataaagattacacccttgggaaccttatgggtgaagttctcctctgtcctagagggttgttaTGAGACGGAATTGACTTAGCAGCAGTGAGTAATGGCTAATGACATCGATCATCTTTTCATGCATTTatcggccatttgtatatcttctttggagacatGTGCATtcaattcctttgcccattttttgattgggttatttgtgcttttcttgttcgagttgtaggaattctttatatattctggatattaaacctttatcagatatatagttCCCCCACAATTTCTCCCATcgtgtaggttgtctcttcactttcttgataaagcccTTTGATGCATGCAAGTTTTTAACTTTGATGcagtctattttgtcttttgttgctggtatttttggtgttgtatctaagaatCTATTGTATAAAACAAGGTCCTAAAGCTTACtcgtatgttttcttctaagaattttatgcttttagttcttacatttagggtattgatccattttgagtcaatgtttgtatatggtgtgagtaTGGGCCCAAATTCATTGTCTTgcttgtggaaatccagttgtcccatagcatttgttgaaaagactattctttccctattGAATAGACTTGATACtgttgtcaaatatcaattgaccatgttgttgttgtgtgctgttgagtcgattctgactcatagcaaccctataggacagattagaactgccccacaaggtttccaaggagcagctggtggattcgaactgtgactttttggttagcagcctgagctcttaaccaccatgccaccagggctcctaattgaccatagatgtatgaatttatttctggattctcaattctattccattggtctgtgtacctACTATTATACCAGTAACAAGCTGttctgattactgtagctgtatagtctGTTTTAAAGTCAGTACgtgtgagccctcctactttgttcttctctttcaacaatgctttagctatttggggcctcttgccatgccacataaagttgaggattggttttttctatttctgtaaagacggctgttggaattttgactggtattgcattgaatctatacattgctttaggtagtattgccgtcttaacagtattaagtcttctgatccatgaacataggatgtcttttcattttttttttttgcagggtttTTATGGTTTCATTTAGCACAAATAAAACTTGCAAATGAGCTGTCTATTCATTTTCTTCGCTGTGCAGCCTGGCGTTGGGATTGGTGACTCTGATGGCCAGCTGGGCTGCTCTTTCCACGATGGCTTTGCGGTTCTTGGAGGAAACATTGTGCGCAATCTCAGCACAGTAAGATTTGTTGCACATCAGCAGCACTTCCAGCTCCTTGACATTGTGGACCAGGAACTTCCGGAAGCCGCTGGGCAGCATGTGCTTTGTTTTCTTGTTGCTCCCATAACCAATGTTGGGCATCAAGATCTGGCCCTTAAATCTTCTCCGCACCCTGTTGTCGATGCCTCTGGGCTTGCGCCAGTTACGCTTAATTTTGACATAACGGTCTGACTGGTGCTGGATGAACTTCTTCGTTCTCTTTTTGACGATCTTGGGCTTCACCAGGGGTCTGAGGGCAGCCATGATGCCGGCAGGAGATGGCTGCCACCTCCGTAGGCAGCGCCGAGGAAGAGAGAagggtcttttcatttttttaggtcttctttagtttctttcggtggcatagtggttaagtgctatgactgcaaACCAAGAgttcggtagttcaaatccgccaggcgctccttgggaactctatggggcagttctactctttcctatagggtcgctatgagtcagaattgactcaacggcagtgggttttagttttCAGTTACAAGTCTTTAACCTAcctgattaaatttattcctgggtattttattctttaggtgctattgtaaatgaagcTGTTTtaataatttccctttcagattgtACATTGCTAGTGTCTACAAAcacaactgtttttgttgttgttgttgttgttatcttgtACTCTGCAATGTAGCCAAATTCATATATTAGCTTTAGAagcttttttgtggattctttggaattttctatatatacAGGAtaatgtcatctgtaaatagttTTACTCCCTCCCTTACAATttggatacattttatttcttgcctaattgctctagctaggagaTATCTTTTTAGTATTAATTTCTAAGTCAGTTATTTTGTGGTAAGAGAACATACTTGGTATCATTTTATTCCTTTCATATTTGCTTACATTTGTATTAAGGCCTAGAATAAGGCCTGTCTTGGTGAATGATGTATGTGCACTTGCAAAGAGCATTTATCCTGTtgtttgggtggagtgttcaatAAGTGTTAATTAGGTCAGTTAGCTCATAATGTTGTTCAGGTATTCAGTATCCTTAGTGATTTTTTGCATACTTATTCATCGGTTACTGAGAGgggagtgttgaagtctccaagtGTAATTGTAGATTTATCTacagtaaccaaaacaaaaaatcaaacccattgctgtcaattctgactcataatgaccctacgggacagagtaaaactgccccataggctttccaaggagcagctggtagatatgaactgccgaccttttggttaacagctgtgctcttaaccactatgccaccagggctccacttatcTGCAGTAGCTCCCCCTGCTCCATCTGTGGTTTCAGTTACACGCAGTCAACTGCAGTCCGAAAATGTTAACTGAGTAGCGTGATGAAATCTCACACTTTGACACTCTGTCAACCatattcacataacttttattacagtatattggtataattgttgtattttattattattgttgttaatcttactgcgcctaatttataaattaagctttattatacatatgtatgtataggacaaaACATAATTTATATAGGGTTTGATATTATCCACAGTTTCAGGCATCCACGGGGGGTCTTGGAACATATCTCCCACAGATAAGGGAGGACTCCTGCATTTCTCCTTTCACTTCTATCAATTTTTGCTTCATGAATTCTCAAGCTCTGTTATTAGGCACAGACATATTTAGAATTATGTCTTCATGATAAATTAACCCCTTTgtcattttgaattgtctctcaAAATTGATAACATCCCTTGTTCTGAAGTCTTAgatgtctgatattaatataaacACCCCAACTCTCTTTTGTTTAGCGTTTATGTGgtgcatttttttccattctcttacttttacctttttttttttttttggtagccaaCATATATGTAAGTCTTGCTTTTTCAAATCTCATCtgacaatctctgtcttttaatgaGTATTTAGACTATTTACATTTAGTGTATTTATTGATACAATTGGATTTAAATCTGCCAACCTGCTATATGTTCTCTATGTCATCTCTTCTTAGTTTCTTCTACCTCTTTTGATTATTTTCTATCTATTGGCTTATTAGCTACaaccatttgttttattttgcatagtgcttaagagctatgtctgctaaccagtcagcagttcaaatccaccaggtgctccttgggaactccatggggcagttctactctgtcctgtagggtcactatgagttggaatggactcgaaggcagtgggtttggttttacgaGGGCTTACAATATAGATCTTTGATTTTTTCACAGTATACCTTTGAGTAATATACCACTTCATGTATTGTGTGCAAAATCTTAAAGTATActtctatttccaacttttgtgcTATTGTTATACATTTTAATGTTACATATATTTAAAGCCTATAATGTATTTTACTTTAGACTATcaattataaagaaataaaaaatagggaaaaaaaaaagtcttatgtTTACCTACAGTGGTAAGCTAAATAATGACTCCCCGtaatgtccatgtcctaatccccagacCCTATGAATACGTTACATTATATGGAAAATAaagattttgcagatgtaataaagttaaggatcttgagatggggagaatATCCTGGTTTATCCGGGTGGACCCAATGATGTAATCACAaatgtccttataagagggaggtaGAGGGAGACACTATGGCAGAAGTAGGAGATGTGATGACAGAGcaagaggttggagtgatgcaaGGAAAAggtcatgagccaaggaatgcagggaGCCTACAAAAGCTAGAGAAGGCAAGGAAACTAGACCCCCAGAAGGCACCAGCCCTGCTGATGCCTTAACGTTAGCTCAGTGAAagtgattttggacttctggtctccagaactaAAAGAAtagatttgtgttgttttaagccaccaagtttgtgaaatctgttacagcagccagaGGAAACTAATATACCTACAACTTTTACTGTTTCCATTGCTTCTCATTTCTTTGTATAGATTGAAGTTTCCATCTGGTATTACATTCTTTTGTCTGAACAACTTTATTTTCAGTGCAGATCTGTTGGCAATAAATTCTCTTAACTTTTCTGTGAAAACGTCTTTActtctccttcatttttgaaagatatatTCACTGAGTACAGAGAATTCTAGGcttacaggtttttgtttttttgttttttcctcctttcaGTACTTTAACGTCAGCAGACCGTTATCTTCTGGATTGCATGCTTCCTGACAGGAAGTTTGCTATCACTTATATGtgtctgtatttcttttttttgtctggCTGCCATcatgattttctctttatcttgggGTTTTAGCACTTTGACTATGTGTACCAAGATGTACTTCTCTTTGTATTAATCCAGCCTGAGATGCTCCATGCTTCTTGAATCTGTGATGTTTTATCTTGCATCACACTGGAAAATTCTCAGCAATTCTCTCTTAAAATTGTCTTCTCCCCTGTTCTTTCTTCCACTGGGACTCCAATTATGTATACTTTAAATAGTTTGATATTGTCCCATAGCTTCTGGTTGACTGATCTGTGTTCTTGGTGCATCTCTATCAtctcctccctctcttttttctctttatatttcaGTTTGGATAATttctgtaaaaatggcttgggagCAAGGTCTGACTCCtccaacttcacaagggggaaggagaaccaagatcaacaccacaaggctgactcccatgaggttgAGGTCAGACAAGCCTGCTTTCTCGGCTttctctaccaattctgacaccaaccatccctcccacagcactctctactgggttcaataattcactgcaatggctacacagaactcacagaccatacacttatggggtttattagggaagtaatagttaCAGTTcgggctcaagaacactcaggatacagtcctTCCATCAGGATAGGCTCCCCACACTGTGCTCACAAGCATgcctctcctggtccctcaggctCTGCTcaaatgcactcagctttctctctctgtcggccaggaagcctactgtgccttctcctgctggtctctccttccttggtggtggtgggctcttcctcctctgctctggaattggctctcttttaaggcaaaactgaccaatcccctggaGTGACCCTGTCATACAGCCCTGCCCAGTCACCTGgctgggagttacaagaccatggctagaaaggccacacaaaagtaatcagtTGCACTGCATTTCTGTTGACCTAATGGTCAGTTTCACTGATTCTTTTCTCTGCTGTATCCCATCTGCTGATAGGTTAGTGAAATGAATTATTCATCTCCAATATTGAATTTAATCTTGCATTtctgtttgagtttttttgttccCAGCTTTTTGCCAAAATTGCCTATCTGTTCAACATGTTGTCTGCCAGTTCCACTAGATCTTTTGAAATATTAATCTTGATTATGTTAAAGTATTTGCTGGTTCTATATGTGGTTCTGTACTATACATGGGTAGGTTATCTCTTGGTCTGGTTCTCTTGGCTGATTTATCTGTTGACAgtgattcatttatttttcttgtttttgtgtgtcttctaattttttattgaatGCTGGATCTTGAGTGTAACAAGATAGTAGAGACTGAGGTGAATAGTTTTTATGCCTGGGAAAGGGCATGTCTTTTATCCTGCTGGGGCATTGTTGTGGGGCATTGAGTCAGTCTATTCAGGAGTTCAGTGGAGTTTGAGTTTTGCTGTTGGTACGGTTTCTTTAGTGCACCACAGGCTTTAAATTCCCCAGTGGTGTGCTGCTGTAACCTGTGCTTAGTTTAGGGCCTGGAGTGATGAACGGCTTTTCTCAGTGTTCCTCCACCAGACTCGGTTTCAGAAGGctctgccacctctttctcctgtgcttgtgccatagGGAAGGGGTTCTTCCTCCCCACTCTCACCCTGCCTCAAGTAGTAGGCTGCTGCTGTTCCTTGTTAATTTGTACAGGACTCATGCAGACATGAGATTTATCAGAGTTTTCTTggggattctcagttctgttttgGCCTCAGTCTTAGGCCCCATGTGTCTAAGCGTCATGAGTGGGGCTTTTCCAGATGTTCTTGTATCAGTGGGGTCTTGGTGGGATTCCCTGGTTCTTTTCCACTTCTGTGCACTGAGCATATTGGGATTCATTTGAACCTTATTGGGAAAGGACCCTCCAAAAGCTCTTGGCGTATTTTGTTAAACCGTAGCATTTTACAGAGTGTGCTTTGAAGATTGTAGCTCTGACCCCATTCCTTAAAATTTCTCTAGTACTCCCATAGCCCTCAGGTCAAAGCCTTTGATTTCTGCAGTCTCCTGTCTCTTACCCCAACATTCCTTCAGTTCCTTATTCAAGTCCTATCCATCTTCCCTGCCCCTAGCCCATCAGTTCCTCCAGGGCAGATGTCTTGTTCTCTGTGTTGCCAGAGATGAAAACaacacatggtaggtgctcagcAACTGCCTTGAATGGATAAGTGGGTGAGTGAGTGCAAATGCCCtgccttctttctctgcctggaaagccctgccctgccctccctgTAGGTTGACTCTTGCCCAGGTTGACGCATAGATGTCATAGGGAAGCCTTTTCAGGGACCCTCAAGTTTGAGGAGGAGCCTCTTTCCTACTTCCCCTGCCCTGGGCTTATCTGTCTGGTGAAGATCTTACATTACTGAAACTCCTGCTTAATAACTCTGCCTCCTTCTAGTTCCCCAGGGCAGGGAGCACACAGGCAGCCCTTGGTTGGCGCTTGCAAGCCTGCAGCAGACCTTTGTTGCACCAGCAGGACTGCCCTAGCTCTGGGCTGATTCTGTATGTTATGCTGAGTTCAGGTTTTTAAAGCCCTTTTTCCTGTTTTAGGAAAAGTGTTATCATTCCATTACCCTCATTGGACATAAGAGGACTTGGGGCTGGAAACATGTGGTGTGTCCTGCAAGGCTGGAGGCGAGGATGCCCACATCAAGCCCTGGCACAGGGAGTCCGGACTCTGGCCAGTGTGGGCTCCAGGAGTAGGGATGAGTACAGCTATGTGGTGGTGGGTGCTGGCTCGGCAGGCTGTGTGCTGGCTGGACGGCTCTCAGAGGACCCAAAGGAGCGTGTGCTGCTGCTGGAGGCAGGGCCCAAGGACGTGTACGCAGGTAGCAAGCGGCTCCTGTGGAAGATACACATGCCCGCAGCCCTTGTGGCCAACCTGTGCGACGACAGGTACAACTGGTGCTACCACACAGAGCCACAGCCGGGCCTGGACAGCCGTGTGCTATACTGGCCACGTGGCCGAGTCTGGGGCGGCTCCTCATCACTCAATGCCATGGTCTACATCCGTGGGCATGCTGAGGACTACAACCGCTGGCACCGCCAAGGCGCTGTGGACTGGGACTACGCGCACTGCCTGCCCTACTTCCGCAAGGCACAGGGCCACGAGCTGGGTGCCAGCAGGTACCGTGGCGGTGAAGGCCCCCTGCGTGTGACCCGGGGCAGGAGCAACCACCCACTGCACCAGGCCTTCCTGGAGGCGGCACAGCA
The window above is part of the Loxodonta africana isolate mLoxAfr1 chromosome 22, mLoxAfr1.hap2, whole genome shotgun sequence genome. Proteins encoded here:
- the LOC100658671 gene encoding large ribosomal subunit protein eL32-like, with protein sequence MAALRPLVKPKIVKKRTKKFIQHQSDRYVKIKRNWRKPRGIDNRVRRRFKGQILMPNIGYGSNKKTKHMLPSGFRKFLVHNVKELEVLLMCNKSYCAEIAHNVSSKNRKAIVERAAQLAIRVTNPNARLHSEENE